AAATAATGCGATGCGAATGACGCGAATTACATGCGAATTATGCTAATTAAGCAAATATTCGCATCATTCGCATTATTCGTATATTAGCATCGATAATATGAATTTAAACAAAGCCATGATCATCGGCAATTTGACCAGAGATCCGGAAGTTCGAAGCACGCCGCAAGGATTGAACGTCGCTTCGTTTTCCGTGGCCACCAATTTGATTTGGAATGACTCGAACGGTCAGCGTCAGGAAAAAGTTGAATATCATAATGTGGTCGCCTGGAGAAAATTGGCGGATATTTGCGCGCAATATTTAAAGAAAGGCGGCAAAGTGTATATCGAGGGCAGATTGCAAACCAGAGATTGGGAAGGACAAGACGGAGTGCGAAGATATCGGACGGAAATAATCGCTGAAAACATGATCATGCTTGACCGCCAAGGAGCTTCCGCGGGAGGCGCGGCGCGCGGCGCCGAAGAAAATATCGCTCCGGACAATTCACCGGCTCCGGCCGCATCGAGCGATGAATCAAACGATGAGATAAAAATTGAAAATATTCCTTTTTAATCGTTACAAATTTACGAATTTCGTACACCTGCCTGCCGGCAGGCAGGAATATTACAAATGGTTACGAATTATTTTCAGCACGGATTTGTTATGAACGTTTTCTAATTTGTACCATTATTATGATATTGTACTATCCTGTATGCGAATCTCGTACATCTCGTAACCAATAATTATGATCAGAAAAAATACCGTTAAAAAAGACAAGGCTTGCTATTTTTGCGTGAATACCATGCAAGAGGTCGACTATAAGGAAGGCCAAATGCTGCAAAAATTCATTTCTTCTTATGGCAAGATCGCGCCGCAAAGGCGCAGCGGACTTTGCGCCAAACATCAACGCAAAGTGGCGCAGGCGGTCAAGCGAGCCAGAATCATGGCCTTGCTGCCGTTTGTGGTTAAATAAGCGACGCGAATATAGCAACGAACATGAGAATGACGCGAAGGAAAGCGCCAGTGTTCGCATCATTCGTGTTGTTTCGCGTCATTAGCATCGAATTATGTCATCAATAGATTCATTGCACGGCATTAAAGTCGGCACGACAATCGATTACGAAGGCGAACCCTACGTGGTTGTTTCCGCCAATTTTATGCGTTGCCAACAGCGAAAACCGGTGATGCAGACGAAAATGAAAAATTTGATCAACGGCAAGGTGATTGAATACAGTTTCAAGCCCGGCGATAAAATCGAGTCGGCGAATCTGGATCGCGTCACCGCCAATTATTTGTATACCGAGGGCAATGAATGCTATTTCATGGACAATGAATCTTTTGAACAATTTTCTTTGGAGGCTTCGGCGCTCGGCAATATGACCAGCTTTTTGATTGAAGGCCGAGACGTTGATTTGTTGAAATTCAACGGCAAGCCGGTGTCCGTGGAATTGCCGAAAAAAGTGGAATTGAAAGTGACTGAAGCGGCTCCCGGCATTAAAGGAGACAGTTCTCAAGGCGCGACCAAACAAATCACTTTGGAAACCGGCGCGCAAATGCAAGCTCCGTTGTTCATTAAAGAAGGAGACATTATCAGAGTGAACACGGAAACCGGAGAATACGTGGAACGCGTTTAAGTCATGGAGCATGAAACATGAATCATGGATCAAATGAAATAGCCGTGTCAGGCAGGCCAAACAATATCTAAATTAATTTTTTTAA
The genomic region above belongs to Candidatus Bipolaricaulota bacterium and contains:
- a CDS encoding single-stranded DNA-binding protein, with amino-acid sequence MNLNKAMIIGNLTRDPEVRSTPQGLNVASFSVATNLIWNDSNGQRQEKVEYHNVVAWRKLADICAQYLKKGGKVYIEGRLQTRDWEGQDGVRRYRTEIIAENMIMLDRQGASAGGAARGAEENIAPDNSPAPAASSDESNDEIKIENIPF
- the rpsR gene encoding 30S ribosomal protein S18 encodes the protein MIRKNTVKKDKACYFCVNTMQEVDYKEGQMLQKFISSYGKIAPQRRSGLCAKHQRKVAQAVKRARIMALLPFVVK
- the efp gene encoding elongation factor P — its product is MSSIDSLHGIKVGTTIDYEGEPYVVVSANFMRCQQRKPVMQTKMKNLINGKVIEYSFKPGDKIESANLDRVTANYLYTEGNECYFMDNESFEQFSLEASALGNMTSFLIEGRDVDLLKFNGKPVSVELPKKVELKVTEAAPGIKGDSSQGATKQITLETGAQMQAPLFIKEGDIIRVNTETGEYVERV